The Seleniivibrio woodruffii genome window below encodes:
- the ispF gene encoding 2-C-methyl-D-erythritol 2,4-cyclodiphosphate synthase, which yields MKIKSGIGFDAHRFAAGRKLIIGGVEIEHELGLDGHSDADVLIHAIVDAVAGPALGRDIGNLFPDTDKAYKDIDSKILLKKAVDEIRLAGYEISNVDAQIIAQKPKMAPHIPAMRKTLADVMGLEFDDITIKATTTEKMGFTGREEGIAALASALVFRRG from the coding sequence ATGAAAATTAAGAGCGGGATAGGTTTTGATGCGCACAGGTTCGCCGCCGGGCGGAAGCTCATCATAGGCGGGGTTGAGATTGAGCATGAACTGGGGCTTGACGGCCACAGCGATGCGGACGTTCTGATACACGCCATTGTGGATGCGGTTGCAGGACCTGCTCTGGGCAGAGATATCGGCAATCTGTTTCCCGACACCGACAAAGCCTACAAAGACATAGATTCGAAGATCCTCCTTAAAAAAGCAGTGGATGAGATACGCCTTGCAGGATACGAGATTTCCAACGTAGATGCGCAGATAATAGCGCAGAAACCAAAGATGGCTCCACATATCCCTGCGATGCGGAAGACCCTTGCGGATGTCATGGGACTTGAGTTTGACGATATAACCATAAAGGCCACCACAACGGAAAAAATGGGATTTACAGGCAGGGAGGAGGGCATAGCCGCCCTTGCTTCGGCGCTGGTTTTCAGGAGGGGCTGA
- a CDS encoding HyaD/HybD family hydrogenase maturation endopeptidase, giving the protein MKLLVLGIGNLVMNDDGAGVLAVQELMKEFQETETLRIMDGGTLGLDLLVYIEWADRLIIADAVDFGLEAGTIVCVDGDDIDTVFENKLSAHQMGMKDMLATAALMGVRPKEVRLYGIQTKSIEMDMTLSPEVSAALPKLTEHLRKEISAQIK; this is encoded by the coding sequence ATGAAACTTCTTGTTCTGGGCATCGGAAATCTGGTGATGAACGACGACGGAGCGGGTGTTCTGGCTGTTCAGGAGCTTATGAAGGAGTTTCAGGAGACAGAGACCCTGCGGATAATGGACGGCGGAACTCTGGGGCTTGATCTGCTTGTTTATATTGAATGGGCGGACAGGCTGATAATCGCCGATGCGGTGGATTTCGGACTGGAAGCGGGGACGATAGTCTGTGTTGATGGTGACGACATCGATACGGTATTTGAAAACAAACTCTCAGCCCATCAGATGGGTATGAAGGATATGCTGGCAACGGCGGCTCTCATGGGTGTGCGCCCGAAAGAGGTTCGGCTGTACGGCATTCAGACGAAAAGTATTGAGATGGATATGACACTTTCGCCGGAGGTCAGTGCGGCACTTCCCAAGCTGACAGAGCACCTTCGCAAAGAAATATCTGCGCAAATTAAATAG
- a CDS encoding glycosyltransferase family 2 protein: MDYKITVSIVYYDTDFNVFSETVNSLLNSSCVSRIYIVNNSGGEIPQYDDGGRIEIITPDRNIGFGAGHNLIIRDRYDILGDYHLICNPDVYFDGDVTRNLAVFMDSNPDAGLAVPKVLSVNGENQYAAKLLPTPADLAVRMFHQYLPDSFVERFNRLYELQDYSGDKSLRTGNLSGCFMFLRKSVLKKSGFFDERFFILMEDIDFSRRINTAAGSYYVPSVFIYHHRGRGSYKYFKQRMIHINSAIKYFNKWGWVFDSERKSVNRSLISVLGSS, from the coding sequence ATGGATTATAAAATTACGGTTTCTATAGTATATTACGATACTGATTTTAATGTTTTTTCCGAAACGGTGAACAGCCTTCTAAACAGCAGTTGTGTTTCGAGAATTTACATTGTAAACAATTCCGGCGGTGAAATTCCGCAGTATGACGACGGCGGAAGGATAGAGATTATCACACCCGACAGAAACATAGGTTTCGGAGCGGGGCACAACCTGATAATCCGTGACAGATATGACATTCTGGGTGATTACCACCTCATCTGCAACCCCGACGTATATTTTGACGGTGATGTGACACGAAACCTTGCGGTATTTATGGATTCAAACCCGGATGCGGGGCTGGCCGTTCCTAAGGTTCTTTCGGTTAACGGAGAAAATCAGTATGCCGCTAAACTGCTGCCCACCCCTGCCGATCTTGCTGTGAGGATGTTCCACCAGTATCTTCCCGACAGCTTTGTGGAAAGGTTCAACAGGCTTTACGAGCTTCAGGACTACAGCGGCGACAAAAGCCTGCGCACAGGCAATCTTTCAGGCTGTTTTATGTTCCTTCGAAAATCAGTTCTAAAGAAGTCCGGATTTTTTGACGAGAGATTTTTTATCCTCATGGAGGATATTGATTTTTCAAGACGCATAAACACAGCCGCCGGGAGCTATTACGTACCTTCGGTATTCATTTATCACCACAGGGGCAGAGGCTCTTATAAATATTTCAAACAGAGGATGATACACATCAACTCCGCCATCAAATATTTCAACAAGTGGGGCTGGGTGTTCGACAGTGAACGGAAGTCCGTCAACAGATCGCTCATTTCCGTGCTGGGTTCATCCTGA
- a CDS encoding ketoacyl-ACP synthase III: MIGIKEVASYYAPDRVSNYERMEKFGINESFIEKKIGIKNVRVTDKNISASDMCVLAYENLEKKIKLDRSTVECLIVITQNPDYNIPHTSAIVHGKLDMPESCACFDISLGCSGFVYGASVIKSFMEENGFRTGLLFTSDQYSRVIDPEDKNTSLLFGDAAAVTLFTDDPVYTLGKMSFGTIGKKYENLICRDGVLFMDGFEIFNFASGYVPVDFEKSLAANGITKDDIDCFMFHQGSKYIVDTLRKKLGLPQEKVVFDIEDYGNTVSSSIPVLLEKVMNNEEIKKIYISGFGVGLSWASGVLNRV; this comes from the coding sequence GTGATAGGAATAAAAGAAGTCGCTTCATATTATGCGCCGGACAGGGTTTCCAATTATGAAAGGATGGAGAAGTTCGGCATCAACGAATCTTTCATCGAGAAAAAAATAGGCATAAAGAATGTTAGAGTTACAGACAAAAATATTTCCGCTTCTGACATGTGCGTTCTGGCCTACGAAAACCTTGAAAAGAAGATAAAACTGGACAGGAGCACTGTTGAGTGCCTCATCGTAATAACACAGAACCCTGACTACAACATTCCCCACACGTCGGCAATTGTCCACGGCAAGCTAGATATGCCCGAAAGCTGTGCCTGTTTCGATATATCCCTCGGCTGTTCCGGATTTGTCTACGGTGCGTCCGTGATCAAATCATTTATGGAGGAGAACGGCTTCAGGACAGGGCTGCTGTTCACATCCGACCAGTATTCCAGAGTTATAGATCCTGAGGATAAAAACACATCTCTGCTTTTCGGCGATGCCGCCGCTGTGACACTTTTCACAGATGATCCGGTCTATACACTCGGCAAAATGTCTTTCGGAACCATAGGCAAAAAATATGAAAACCTGATATGCCGTGACGGCGTTCTTTTCATGGACGGTTTTGAGATTTTCAACTTCGCTTCCGGCTATGTTCCGGTGGATTTTGAAAAATCACTCGCCGCAAACGGCATAACAAAAGACGATATCGACTGTTTCATGTTCCATCAGGGCAGTAAATACATCGTTGATACGCTTCGCAAAAAACTGGGACTGCCTCAGGAAAAGGTGGTATTTGACATAGAGGACTACGGAAACACCGTATCTTCCAGCATTCCCGTTCTCCTTGAAAAAGTAATGAACAATGAAGAGATCAAAAAAATATACATATCCGGTTTCGGAGTCGGGCTCTCCTGGGCTTCCGGCGTTCTGAACAGGGTTTAA
- a CDS encoding acyl carrier protein, which translates to MTEQQFLDEFKSILDTECDVEAGTELADIDEWDSLAAMSLHTFLKEEFDFSANIAALMALKKVSDIVDLVRGKLS; encoded by the coding sequence ATGACCGAACAGCAATTTCTGGATGAATTTAAATCCATACTTGACACTGAGTGTGATGTGGAAGCGGGCACAGAGCTTGCCGATATAGACGAATGGGATTCACTTGCGGCTATGTCTCTGCACACCTTCCTTAAGGAGGAGTTCGATTTTTCGGCCAACATAGCGGCTCTTATGGCTCTTAAAAAAGTTTCGGATATCGTTGATCTCGTCAGAGGCAAGCTGTCTTGA
- a CDS encoding SDR family NAD(P)-dependent oxidoreductase translates to MSLFSSEDIFLVSGASRSIGKAIAYKLLAEGAKVAAIARSAEGLEQMKNESPAPENVFVYPADLMDTASIVPLVKKIAAECGKLKGMVHCAGILQTISFGSLKNRDKELFELNFHAGAELARGFSDRKACVGKGSGIVFISSIASEKAFPGGAVYAASKGAVNSLTVSLAGELAPRGIRVNAVLPGFVKTDMLDEMVQLHGEEILARLEAQYPLGMGEPEDVAETVAFVLSDKAKWMTGSLIKIDGGGTLV, encoded by the coding sequence TTGAGCCTTTTTTCATCCGAAGACATTTTTCTGGTATCGGGAGCCAGCAGAAGCATCGGCAAGGCCATAGCTTATAAACTGCTGGCGGAAGGGGCAAAGGTTGCCGCCATCGCCAGAAGTGCGGAAGGTCTTGAACAGATGAAAAACGAATCTCCCGCACCGGAGAACGTTTTCGTCTATCCTGCCGACCTCATGGATACGGCATCAATAGTCCCGCTTGTGAAGAAGATAGCTGCCGAATGCGGCAAACTGAAAGGAATGGTGCATTGCGCAGGCATTTTGCAGACCATCAGTTTCGGATCTTTGAAAAACAGGGATAAAGAGCTTTTCGAACTGAATTTTCATGCGGGTGCAGAGCTTGCCAGAGGCTTTTCCGACAGGAAAGCCTGTGTCGGCAAAGGCTCCGGTATTGTTTTTATATCTTCAATAGCATCAGAAAAAGCATTTCCGGGCGGAGCGGTATATGCCGCTTCAAAAGGAGCGGTAAACTCCCTTACGGTCTCCCTTGCGGGCGAACTTGCGCCCAGAGGAATCAGGGTGAACGCAGTTCTTCCGGGGTTTGTGAAAACCGATATGCTGGACGAGATGGTTCAGCTGCACGGAGAGGAGATTCTGGCCAGACTGGAGGCTCAGTATCCTTTGGGAATGGGCGAACCGGAAGATGTGGCGGAAACGGTTGCTTTCGTTCTTTCGGACAAAGCAAAATGGATGACAGGTTCACTTATAAAAATTGACGGCGGCGGGACACTTGTATGA
- a CDS encoding N-acetyltransferase produces the protein MSRIAASAEIADTVKIGCDVEIGENVVIHDYAVIKDNVSIGDNVEIFSFAVIGRLPKSAGVTARKLSSDFEPVVIGSGSVISPGAVIYAGVTIGCNCLIGDHASIREGAVIGDRCLISRNVTFNYNVTVGEGTKILDNTHITGNCKIGRNVFISAGVVSVNDNNIGRAGYTEGEITGPTVCDNVSVGAACILMPSVVLGENSIISAGSVVKKNVKPFSVVAGNPAKFITKIPDYLITE, from the coding sequence ATGAGCAGGATTGCGGCATCTGCTGAAATAGCAGACACTGTTAAGATAGGTTGTGATGTTGAGATAGGCGAAAACGTGGTTATCCACGACTACGCTGTGATAAAAGATAACGTCAGCATAGGCGATAACGTAGAGATATTCTCCTTCGCCGTGATAGGCAGACTGCCCAAAAGTGCCGGAGTGACAGCCAGAAAGCTCAGCTCGGATTTCGAGCCTGTGGTCATCGGCAGCGGAAGCGTGATCTCTCCGGGAGCGGTGATATATGCCGGTGTAACAATCGGATGCAACTGCCTCATAGGCGACCATGCCTCTATCAGAGAAGGTGCCGTTATCGGCGACAGATGCCTCATCAGCAGAAATGTTACTTTCAACTACAACGTTACGGTGGGCGAGGGAACTAAGATTCTTGACAACACCCATATCACCGGAAACTGCAAAATAGGCCGGAACGTGTTCATCAGCGCCGGAGTCGTCAGCGTCAACGACAACAATATCGGGCGTGCGGGATACACAGAAGGGGAGATAACAGGACCCACCGTGTGCGACAACGTGTCTGTGGGGGCGGCATGCATTCTTATGCCCTCTGTTGTTCTGGGTGAAAACTCAATCATTTCGGCAGGTTCAGTTGTAAAGAAGAATGTGAAACCGTTTTCAGTGGTTGCGGGCAACCCTGCGAAGTTTATAACGAAGATTCCGGATTATCTGATAACCGAGTGA
- a CDS encoding glycosyltransferase, whose amino-acid sequence MNTDSRPLVSVIISAYNHENFVVQTLDSILADSYPDKEIVIIDDGSTDRTAELIASWVELNSGRIAIDYISRPNKGLTGTLNELIDKAKGRYILPIASDDCLMNDTLGERIEILEKSDKLILVSDAEVIDDKGKTISPSGIFQYYRGQKDNYFTENGLVSEILFNWSLVGPVCIMKREVYDIIGRYDTTLIQEDWDFFFRAAAADCLMFYDRIVAGYRVHGASTHKNKAKIIRLKKDTAKTIIKNIGLLNFSKRLRMILKLCKVYISILKTALGF is encoded by the coding sequence ATGAATACTGACAGCAGACCCCTTGTCTCTGTCATTATTTCCGCATATAACCATGAGAATTTTGTGGTGCAGACCCTCGACAGTATCCTTGCGGACAGTTATCCGGACAAAGAGATCGTCATAATAGATGACGGCTCAACGGACAGAACCGCAGAACTTATAGCATCATGGGTTGAACTCAATTCCGGCAGAATTGCCATAGACTACATCTCAAGACCGAACAAAGGGCTTACAGGGACGCTGAACGAACTCATAGACAAGGCGAAAGGCAGATATATCCTGCCCATAGCCAGTGACGACTGTCTGATGAACGATACCCTAGGCGAAAGAATAGAAATTCTGGAAAAGAGCGATAAGCTGATACTGGTTTCGGATGCAGAAGTCATAGACGATAAAGGAAAAACAATCTCACCCAGCGGAATTTTTCAATATTACCGTGGGCAAAAGGATAACTATTTCACCGAAAACGGACTTGTTTCAGAAATTCTTTTCAACTGGTCTCTGGTTGGGCCTGTGTGCATCATGAAAAGAGAGGTCTATGACATCATAGGCCGATATGACACAACGCTTATTCAGGAGGACTGGGACTTCTTTTTCCGTGCCGCCGCCGCAGACTGTCTGATGTTTTATGACAGGATCGTTGCCGGATACCGTGTCCACGGTGCAAGCACGCACAAAAACAAGGCAAAGATCATCCGCCTGAAAAAGGACACCGCAAAGACAATAATAAAAAATATAGGACTTCTGAATTTCAGCAAAAGACTTCGGATGATATTGAAGCTGTGCAAGGTCTATATCTCTATTCTGAAGACCGCACTGGGGTTCTGA
- a CDS encoding DegT/DnrJ/EryC1/StrS family aminotransferase, which produces MISFLDLKSINGTYGEELKKAAARVIDSGWYIHGKELEAFEAEFASYCGTKHCIGVANGLDALILIFRAYMEMGIIKPGDEVLVPANTYIASMLAVSANGLVPVPVEPRADTCLLDPSKLKEKITSKTKAILPVHLYGQVCDMDAINAVAAEYGLKVVEDSAQSHGAYCGTKRSGNLGDASGFSFYPGKNLGALGDGGAVTTNDDTLADIVRTVGNYGSREKYINTYKGLNSRLDEIQAAMLRVKLAHLDEEIEDRRRIAHFYLENIRNEKIVLPTLTARTAHVWHLFTIRTKDRDGLQKFLKDRGINTLIHYPVPPHRQDAYKELAHLDLPICESIHKEILSLPMGSHLSDENILYIARTVNEY; this is translated from the coding sequence ATGATAAGTTTTCTTGATCTCAAATCAATCAACGGAACATACGGCGAAGAGCTGAAAAAAGCAGCCGCAAGAGTTATCGACAGCGGCTGGTATATCCACGGAAAAGAACTGGAAGCGTTCGAAGCGGAGTTCGCATCCTATTGCGGAACAAAACACTGCATAGGGGTCGCAAACGGTCTGGACGCACTGATCCTTATATTCAGGGCATACATGGAAATGGGCATAATAAAACCCGGCGATGAGGTTCTTGTTCCTGCGAACACCTACATAGCTTCAATGCTTGCGGTTTCGGCAAACGGCCTCGTTCCCGTTCCTGTGGAGCCAAGAGCCGATACCTGTCTGCTCGATCCTTCAAAACTGAAAGAGAAAATAACCTCGAAGACCAAAGCAATTCTGCCCGTACACCTTTACGGACAGGTATGCGATATGGATGCAATAAACGCTGTTGCAGCTGAATACGGCCTCAAGGTTGTTGAAGACAGCGCACAGTCTCATGGGGCATACTGCGGAACAAAAAGGAGCGGAAACCTCGGCGATGCATCAGGCTTCAGCTTTTATCCCGGAAAAAATCTGGGAGCACTCGGCGACGGCGGAGCTGTCACCACCAACGACGACACACTGGCGGATATCGTCCGCACTGTCGGCAACTACGGAAGCAGAGAGAAATACATAAACACATATAAAGGGCTTAACAGCAGGCTGGACGAGATTCAGGCGGCCATGCTCAGGGTTAAGCTGGCGCATCTGGATGAGGAGATAGAGGACAGAAGGCGTATTGCCCATTTCTATCTGGAGAACATCAGAAACGAAAAGATAGTTCTGCCCACGCTCACAGCCAGAACCGCCCATGTCTGGCATCTTTTCACCATCAGAACAAAGGACAGGGACGGACTGCAGAAGTTCCTGAAAGACAGGGGCATAAACACCCTGATACACTACCCCGTTCCGCCCCACAGACAGGATGCATACAAAGAACTGGCGCATCTGGATCTTCCCATATGCGAGTCCATACATAAAGAGATTCTCAGCCTGCCCATGGGAAGCCACCTGTCGGATGAGAATATTCTGTACATAGCCAGAACGGTCAATGAATACTGA
- a CDS encoding sugar 3,4-ketoisomerase yields the protein MTEPIRTFKILGDERGSLVALETGKEIPFDIKRVYYIFDTQQGVARGFHAHKELQQILVSVSGSCKVSLDNGKGSREVYELNSPDKGLYIGPGSWREMFDFSPDCVLMVIASMLYEEDDYIRDYSRFVEYVNNGKDSI from the coding sequence ATGACTGAACCGATCAGAACTTTTAAGATATTAGGCGATGAACGGGGTTCTCTCGTAGCTCTGGAAACGGGCAAAGAGATCCCTTTCGACATAAAAAGGGTCTATTACATTTTCGATACCCAGCAGGGGGTCGCCAGAGGTTTTCACGCCCACAAGGAGCTTCAGCAGATTCTGGTGTCGGTGAGCGGAAGCTGCAAGGTCAGTCTGGACAACGGTAAAGGCTCCAGAGAAGTATATGAACTGAACAGCCCCGACAAAGGGCTCTACATTGGGCCCGGATCATGGCGGGAAATGTTCGATTTTTCTCCTGACTGCGTGCTGATGGTCATCGCCAGCATGCTTTATGAAGAGGATGACTACATTCGTGACTACAGCAGATTTGTAGAATATGTAAACAACGGAAAAGACAGCATATGA
- a CDS encoding glycosyltransferase family 61 protein, with protein sequence MENQKNSVSMVRALIEAVKSIYRLLIPKPVRARFLAPIIFEIRQYRIKKSIRKLPSSCHLIVSCAQAGEYENLLYSKTNRKSTMGSPVLCDPEKGETRLSSFTGSVPDVFVYRFKNAEAVGSTDSLIFGGKVLHYELSMFRDKHDLKRPDIFSLSPDKKSAEIFYTSLKIYDNPDTLFIHGLKEHSINYYHWLTEEMPRLITIFDALKTPEGRQISGGKKLTVLLDEGMPPQCIEALKIAVDADFNIEYVPRGVRVRCREIIYCTPFWLSLDNTRNELELYEFFVDSEAVAISRNAVMKHFPQSGKPHRKIYMKRRTNQMRSIINNAEVEKLMASLGFELVETGGMSFREQVELFSQAKIIAGASGAAFTNLLFMRDSSSAVNFYPSHKSTNYYVFQPLAECSGTKLIHFLTTPGTKEDSVHSDFYVKLDYLEEKIKQTEGCLND encoded by the coding sequence ATGGAAAATCAGAAAAATTCCGTATCAATGGTCAGAGCTTTAATCGAAGCCGTTAAGTCAATATACAGACTGCTTATCCCAAAACCTGTCAGAGCCAGATTTCTGGCACCGATAATCTTTGAGATCCGGCAATACAGAATAAAAAAGTCCATAAGAAAACTCCCGTCCTCCTGCCATCTGATAGTCTCCTGCGCTCAGGCCGGAGAATACGAAAACCTGCTTTATTCAAAAACCAACCGCAAAAGCACAATGGGTTCCCCTGTTCTGTGCGATCCGGAAAAGGGCGAGACAAGGCTCTCCTCTTTCACAGGAAGCGTGCCTGATGTTTTCGTTTACCGGTTTAAAAACGCCGAAGCGGTCGGTTCCACAGACAGCCTTATCTTCGGGGGTAAAGTTCTTCATTATGAACTCTCAATGTTCAGGGACAAACACGACCTGAAACGACCGGATATATTCAGTCTGTCCCCCGACAAAAAGTCGGCGGAAATTTTTTACACTTCGCTGAAAATCTATGACAATCCCGACACACTGTTCATACACGGGCTTAAGGAACATTCCATAAACTATTATCACTGGCTAACCGAAGAGATGCCCAGACTGATAACAATTTTCGATGCTCTGAAAACACCCGAAGGCAGGCAGATCTCTGGCGGAAAAAAGCTGACGGTGCTTCTGGATGAGGGAATGCCGCCTCAATGCATTGAAGCGCTGAAAATAGCCGTGGATGCGGATTTCAATATAGAATATGTGCCGAGAGGGGTCAGGGTTAGATGCCGTGAAATTATCTACTGCACCCCGTTCTGGCTCTCGCTGGACAACACAAGAAACGAACTTGAGCTTTACGAGTTTTTTGTGGACAGCGAAGCCGTAGCCATATCCAGAAACGCCGTGATGAAGCATTTTCCCCAATCCGGAAAACCTCACCGCAAAATATATATGAAGCGCAGAACGAACCAGATGCGCTCAATAATAAACAACGCAGAGGTCGAGAAGCTCATGGCCTCGCTGGGGTTCGAACTGGTGGAGACCGGAGGAATGAGCTTCAGAGAACAGGTGGAGCTGTTCTCTCAGGCAAAGATAATCGCAGGAGCATCCGGAGCGGCGTTCACCAACCTGCTCTTTATGAGGGATTCGTCTTCGGCTGTGAATTTTTACCCATCCCACAAATCCACCAACTATTATGTGTTTCAGCCTCTGGCAGAGTGCTCCGGCACAAAACTTATTCATTTTCTCACCACACCCGGAACAAAAGAAGACTCCGTTCATTCGGATTTCTATGTTAAACTGGACTATCTTGAGGAAAAAATAAAACAGACGGAAGGATGCCTGAATGACTGA